The DNA region aataaaatattataatatttttataattaaatatataattaatattattataatttaatatataattaatattcttatcgtaaaactttaaaatatatatttatttaatgttattagaATGTTACTTTAAAATagtaagaaataatattataattaaatatataactaatattcctatattatataatatattatattatataatgatgaaAAAGTCAGAGGAGGGCATGACCGGCATAGAGCACTGCCCTCTGCTTTTATTTACAatgcaaaaaaatgaaaaaaaccaaTGACTTGCCGTTTTTCACGTTGTCGCATGCGGGGCACAGGTCATGCGTTGGAGATGCTCTAAGCCCACCTAAGGCCTAGTGTGGGTACGTCCCTGTCGTCGGAGATTGATCCGAAGAACCTCGCCAATCATGCTTACAAAGGAATGCCGCAGGAACTTGAGAGAAAACTCACTAAGTCTAATAAGAAGAACAAGCGTGATATCTCGCAGGCCCGTAGGAAGATAAAAAAGAGGCGTTTAGAGGAGAGTGTCCTTTGGTGAGTTGTTTACCATTCTGTTGACTAAGTAGAGTTTATGCTTAGTTTTATCCAACAATTAGGTGGGCATCCGTTGAATATTTTAAGTGGAGCGTTGCTGTAGAGATTTTAAGAATACTGACAATAAGAATTAAGAAGGAGATTTAAAAACTTTTGAACCCAATAATGAATCTGATTAATTTGTTTCGATTGGCAATATGCTTATTATTGACTTTCACGAAGAAGGGACGCTAATGGTGAAGAAGCTCTTGATGATGTGATTGTTGTAGTGGaatttgaagagaaaaatataagaaaaaagaaagcaaccttaataaaaaaaatacaataaataaggTGGAGATAGAATCGGAGATGGAGATGAGTTAGAGAGAGAATCGGAGATGACAAATGCAAGGATTTTGAACACGtgtaaaaatcttatattaaataaataacattaccTGTTAAACTATTTTAACAGATTTCTCTTAAATTAACGGAGTTAGTATAATTTAACGGAGTTAGTAGAGagtattaaatataacaaaatgaCGTAACTATAATTCTTCAAATGACAACAAATTATGAGAggtttaaatttaacaaaatctttcaacaaaagttttaaatttgtcatttatccCTAATTAAAATCATAATGAAGAAAATCGAACATTATTCACGGTGATTCTTAAGattcataataattaaccattagcGATACGTAAAACAAGTCGAACAAGTCAATCAAACGGCATCAGAAGAATTCTACCTGGTATTATGAGCCTTTACAAAATTGTCTTTAACCGAGAATTGGAAAACAACACTGAAAAATATTCGGTGAAATGATAACTAACCATTTacctatatatgataaaaaaatgataaacccATAAgttattgaaagaaaaaaacttaaaattcgGTCACTTTATCTCCTCTTCttttaagaaaatgatagaCATAGACTCGAAAAATAATCACCAATACAATCAGAAAATATAAACAGTAATGACACACTAAACCGTtttcaaattacaaaaattcGATATAAAAGACTAAATAAGATACATAAATGAACAAAACCACACCAtcccaaatttgatttattgaaagaaaaaaaacttttattataaaaacattttacaaatatatttttgactcATCTTCAACGTTAGGCTTTAAAGAGTTAGTATTTAATACTGTACAGAATGATGTAACCATCAAAGAAGCTTCAATGGACACGCTTCTTCTCAGTTCTATTTCTAGAAGACGCAAAAGTTGTGGCCAGTAGTACACAAGTGTAGAACCATCGAGACCCGTGATTGACTCTCTTTTGAGTGTTGTTTCTATATTCCTTTCGCGCGCACAATTTCAGAAACGCTCTTCAGCATCTTCGATTTCCGGTCACCTGAGTCACGACTTCTATCTAATCTCCCCGTAAGTAGTTCCATATCATCTTAATCGCGATTTATTGAAAATCATTTGAATTCGCCGCATCAGAGGCGGGAAACCTTTTATGGGTTGTGTTTTCCTTGCCTATTAGAGTACTCCGATTGTTTGATTTAACTGCTTCATTTTCCTTATCTGATTATACTGAACATGATCCTGTCCAGGAGGAAGATAATCCGACATAAAATCTATCAGTTTTTCAATTAGTTTAGCAATAATTTGAATTCTAACCCTATGATGATGGCGGGATCAGTATATTGATTTCAAACAGGGGACTGTTGGAGGAGTAATGTCTAGCAATTATGTGGAAGACGATGGAGGTGGGCTACTTGGAGACTATTTATCTTCAGAAACTTTGATTCCTTGTGCAGGTGCCATTGTTGGTATATTGGCTTGCAAGATGGTATATGAATGCATCTTATCTCAAAGTTATGTTCCATGTTTTGGACATCGTTATTCATCTTCTTAGCAAGAAATTGTATTGTTTTTCAAGGTTTATGATCTTTCCCAAATGATCAGTGAAGCACAATTCAAGAGCTATTTTGGCCTTTCAAGTATGCAGAAAGTTGAGTGGAATAACAGGTCTCGAGTCTATCTTGATCTTTATGCtgttttaaactaatttcatttatGCTCATCTTTTACTTGGTACTTTTCAGGGCAATATCTACATTTCATGCACTTTTCATCACAATATGGTCTGTATACTTTGTGTTTTGGTCGGATCTCTATGATGTTAATGTCCTCACTACTGCTGTGACATTCCGAAGTTCTCCAGCATCCACATTTGGATTAGCGGTTTCTTCTGGGTATTTTCTCACTGATCTTGCAATGATATTATGGTTCTATCCTTCTCTTGGAGGAATGGAGTATGtaagttcaattttttctttcataaaaaAAGGAATCACGTTTTCACTAGTGCTAATGGAGAAAAGGGGGTAAATATTTCAGGTGgttcatcatcttctttctaTGTCAGCTGTTACATATGCTATGCTGACAAGAGAAGGGCAATTGTATACATTTATGGTTCTTATATCTGAGACAACAACTCCATCAATGAATTTGAGATGGTAGCTAGCTTCCTTAATTCCTTTATGGATTTAGTATAAACAATTGTTGTTTTTCTGACACATTTGTGTGGTTTGGAAATGGAAGGTATCTTGATTCTGCTGGATTGAAGAAGTCCAGAGTTTATCTTGTAAATGGATTTGTTATGTTCTTGGCATGGCTGGTGAGTGCAAAATAATTGAACTTGAATATTCGAGATTTCAGTATTAGATATTTACTCACATACTTTCTTTTTGGTAGGTTGcaagaataattttatttatatatgtgttCTACCATATCTATTTGCACTATAACGAGGTAATAAGAACACTTTTAGCTTTTATATAAACAAGTagaggaaaaataaaaatgtattctCTTCTTGTGTTTGGTTTGTTGTTACAGATTATGCAAATGCAGAAAGTTGGTATATGTTTGGTATTGGTTGCTCCTTGTGTGATTTATGTCCTAAACTTGATATGGTTTGGAAAGATTTCCAGGGGATTGAAAAAGACTTTAACTACAAAGAAAAGAAGAGATTGAATTTGAGGTATCCTGGTCATATTTGATTATTGTTGTACATGCTCCAAATGTGTAAATAACACGACTTTTCTCCGTCACGTCTTCACTTCAACTTAATGTGTTTTTAGTGAGAATCGACATTTAGACTTTTGATTTCTTGCTAACTCAGTGGGTTGCATTGCAAAGTTATACAAATTGTAAGTTTGTCTATATGATTTGATCATGtttctatttaaaattgtaaatatttgtataatatgTCAATTGTATACTAAAGTCTTCTTtattttgtaagatttgtcatcaccataattaaaagaaaatgtaaaagCTTGAGGtctttaattgtatttattatgtTACTAGCTGTTTTTCAATGAAATTAAGGAtggattgtattttttttttaatcattcatctccatttctatatttttctttgttttggaTTATTCTTTGTAgatataaagtaattttttgaaaatatttatgtatatgaAGATAAATGATTCATttgcaaatatttttttttatttcttttgcttgATGGttagtaaatttaattttgacttATAATTTCTCACACCTATTCCACGTCCATTCAATCTACTTTAActtgtaatatttaatttatatttattaaaatatatttttacaacttGTTATGTCAATTTTAACCTtttcaaataacaatttaactatGTTAGACTAATATAAACTTAGACATATTTAATAACTATGTTTATTTATGTGGATTAAGACATAATAAATTTCtcaatttagtatatttaaatttcaaattgttACAATATTTGAAGATtcatagtaatttttttttaacttccaacttaaaaaaataaataaataatatatatatacacttgtTTATTAAACACCAAGTATAAATCatgtgaataataaaatatttttatttagataaaatatgaaaaaataaatattttgaatttataaaaatatatttgtgtgaattccattgaaattttgattccaatttcaattttaatttataatctaaaagatttataaacttaataatttcagtttcattattaaaaaaatatatatatgaaacatGTATTGTAATTATAAACACTTGTGGTGTTCGgatgaaatttttatatttgaagagagaaaaaataatgatcGGTGATAGTGATGATTTTAAgaaagtgatgattatttttatggatgtttgattttgtgtaaattattttaaaattaataagagtTTCAGTTTATTtgtaatgtaatttattatctttttatttttattttttttgtgttgaGTGGgtcttattatttaaaaataaaataaaagaaagtgtTAATTATCaccaaaattaaaatgaatcaaactaattaattagtttatttttatatgttaacTAAGCTAATACCCCGTACTTAGCAATATGAAGGAAAAGCAAATGGTAGATTTAGTTTCagatatttttcttcattacagttcttctctctctctcacttCACTCTCTCTAGATTGATTTGGTGATCGTTGTTTTCATAATCGTTCTTTTGTATTTGCAATCGGAACTCTAATTGCAGCTATAAGATCGGACTATGGATTCATCATCAGCAGCATTGTTATATAATCAGCTCAAGGTTATACTTCTTCTACCTACATCTATAGATTGTAATTCTGAATCATTATATTGTTATTCTGAATCCGCATTTCTCTGTCAATGTTGGTTGCACAGACAGCTGATCCATTCTTTTTGCTGGCTGGTCCAAATGTCATTGAATCAGAGGAACACATTCTACGGATGGCTAAACACATCAAATCCATTGCTTCCAagtctctccctctctctctctctctctctctctctctctctctctctctctctctcactttCTACATTCATCGTTTACTGTATTTCAATCTACTTACCTTCATTCTTCCAGGTTCGATTTGCCCCTTGTTTTCAAGTCTAGCTTTGATAAAGCCAACAGGACATCATCTAAATCGTTTCGCGGTCCTGGTATAGAGGAAGGATTGAAGGTACTAGTATTAATTTCTCTAGGAGAACGCTGTTCTTATTGTTTCAGTGATTTGGCTGGAATGTACTAATAGTTATTGTCATACTCTCCATTTAATCTAGTGCAATTTTGTTTTATCTGACACTTAATCATTTGCCTTTATGCGAGCTCAATTAAGGACATGATTAGATCTCAGACAGTTCTCATACTAGTTGGGTTTTTGAGATCTTTTGCCACATATTTGGAGCTTGAATTGGTTGCTTAGTGGATGTCTAAGCTACAAAAGGAACAAAATGTTGCAATTGTGGtgatttataacttataagttCTTAATAATTGCAGATCCTTGAGAAAGTTAAAGTAGCATATGACCTCCCTATTGTGACTGATGTGCATGAGACAATCCAGGTAGGCACTTTTCCTTCCAATAACTACTATTACATTCTCCAACTCTCATTGGAATGGTTCACTTATCAAATGAAGATACTTTGACTACTTAGCTTGCTTGGAAATTTGATTATAGTagataaaagaaacaaaatgaCAGAGAAGTTTCCATATGATGCAAGAAGCTGATTTTGCAAAAACCAATTCCTTGTTTGGCTACTTTGGTGTTAGGTTGCTGATATCCTATTGATTATACGTTCTTTTGCATACATACCTCTTGCCCTGTATTTCCTTAACTTTCCAGTATCCTTTTTTTCTTTACATGATGGAGTTTTATGTTCTTTTATGAAATATCAATGGTTTTTCTCAGTGCGAAGCTGTTGGAAAGGTAGCAGACATTATTCAGATTCCAGCATTTCTCTGTCGACAGGTTATACTAACTTGCTTTAGGTTCATACATTGGCCAAATATCATTCATCTTGTTCATTACTATTCAAATGCCAGACAGATCTGTTAGTTGCAGCAGCCAAAACTGGGAAAATTATCAATATCAAGAAAGGCCAATTTTGTGCTCCTTCGGTAAGTGAATGTTATTTTCCTTAGTATTGTGGGAAAATTTCTCCTACGTAAATTGTTTGTATATTTAACAAAGGTTGATGCCTTAAATGGCTTCTATCTGGTGAAGTTAAATATGGTAACAATGACGTACATTTGTAGGTGATGGTGAATTCAGCTGAGAAAATTAGATTGGCTGGAAATGAT from Impatiens glandulifera chromosome 5, dImpGla2.1, whole genome shotgun sequence includes:
- the LOC124940166 gene encoding TLC domain-containing protein 4-B-like, yielding MSSNYVEDDGGGLLGDYLSSETLIPCAGAIVGILACKMVYDLSQMISEAQFKSYFGLSSMQKVEWNNRAISTFHALFITIWSVYFVFWSDLYDVNVLTTAVTFRSSPASTFGLAVSSGYFLTDLAMILWFYPSLGGMEYVVHHLLSMSAVTYAMLTREGQLYTFMVLISETTTPSMNLRWYLDSAGLKKSRVYLVNGFVMFLAWLVARIILFIYVFYHIYLHYNEIMQMQKVGICLVLVAPCVIYVLNLIWFGKISRGLKKTLTTKKRRD
- the LOC124939582 gene encoding 2-dehydro-3-deoxyphosphooctonate aldolase-like; translated protein: MLVAQTADPFFLLAGPNVIESEEHILRMAKHIKSIASKFDLPLVFKSSFDKANRTSSKSFRGPGIEEGLKILEKVKVAYDLPIVTDVHETIQCEAVGKVADIIQIPAFLCRQTDLLVAAAKTGKIINIKKGQFCAPSVMVNSAEKIRLAGNDNVMVCERGTMFGYNDLIVDPRNFEWMREANCPVVADITHSLQQPAGRKLEGGGVASGGLRELIPCIARTAVAVGIDGIFMEVHDDPSNAPVDGPTQWPLRNLEELLEELVAIAKVSKGKQRFNIDLTPFRD